The Branchiostoma lanceolatum isolate klBraLanc5 chromosome 12, klBraLanc5.hap2, whole genome shotgun sequence DNA segment TCTACTGTACATTCTGTAGAATTAAACCTTACATTTCGTAATGCACTAACATTACATGTTGTAACTTGCAAGTCACAAGTACCAAAGTTAGAGGTCAAACTGTGTTTAAGGTGTGCACATGTTTCGAGAAAACAAAATacttgacattctatactggaAAGACTTCAAAATCACTCAATACATCAAGTATTCATTTCTATCATGACTCATGAGGTACCACTCTTAGCTTACCTTGACTTAGTAAAACCCACACTTTAAGGCTACTCTCTTGCAACTGTTGATATGTCTCAAAACTAATTCTTAGGCCACAGGTGGCAACTACAACTTAATTTTTCCTCTATAAACCTTATAGGAATGTACGTACAGAATAATGTATAGAATATCATGATTAATAAAAAGATTGTGATTTGTCCATTCCAGGGGATTTTCATCAATTGTCATCAAATCAtcatctatatttcggtatatcaATGTGTGTTTAGTTTaaatttgttcatccttcctgaccatgaagatttcataatgaaggcagcttttttttggcaaaacttttttttttatttgcacgctcgcatcagttttggggtacccggaagatgtcatccatataatgaaatcaacatggcctaactcatgaatgagaccttaagccATCAAACGTTGCAAACCTTTGAAAAGCACAAGCCAAAATCAAAACGAAAATTGATGTTAGTTACCCACAAAGTCAAATTTGGGTGCCCAAAACATCACCACATGATTACACACGCGTTTTCATTGTCATAATACCTCAGTCTCTAGCCTATTGACAgttagaaaaataaataaacatcttATAATTGACGGGTGGGAACAAGGCAGACTTTGATGCAGACATGATCACAGTAGTTTCCACCAAAGCTTCTCTTTGGGCAAaagaaattgtagaaattggcaaagGACAATGATTCGCCAAATTAGTTGGTAAGCCAGAGGAAAAAATTCCCTCAaacagaaattttttttttttcaatttgaaaagCCACTAGATCCAATAATatatgaaaatttgataaaCATATCCATACAGCACAGTTTCTTCTACAGTAATTTTTCAAGGTCTTTTGGCAGTGAAACTGACCAGCAATTTCTACCATTTACTTTGCCCTGAGACAAGTCTGAGATGCAACTACCATGATCGCAAACTGTGATACGGTCAGACACACCATCAGTATTTCACTACCAGCAATAAGCTGGTTCATAGTCTGTAGTGCACATGTGCAGTGATGCACTGTGGGTCATGTGTCAAAGTTGAGAGGCCATGACCTTGTCTTGGCATCTGGCAATACATAAAGAATTTACACTGTGCATGCacacttcaaactgtgaactCAAGCttaaacagtcaaacctgaacaagtgaccacctttacataaggaccacctggccaatatgtgaccactttttgatggtctCTTAGACGGGTTTGCGGAtttgatggggtggtctacaggggtgggctagtggggtgggctacctcagcctctaccctttctggacctcaaggctgtgcatgggggtttagcattgaatggaatttccttgaggaaaagatgggtcactctgtgggagggccggaaagaatgctttattttgctgaaggatcatattgctttggggatgctacagtggggggtggaggtgggcaatgagcatactgcatacatttacttcacatcgtgcaggagtttgttatccccagttttagatttttaaacatggaggactatgttccctgttcctttatatactgcccagtcaggccaacaggacagtagcattgtggctacaagaaagaaatgagcaacaaaagcaacactatacattgtacaaacacacacacttaaaacattccaacccacgctcatgcacactgacacacataaccacaaaaacattgtacattgtatgcaagcacatgcattcaggtacattctagtctaaatgtgagacatatgttttgaattttgtcaaacaaaggctctctcattccctagctgttctatgcaacttccagtttatttccccatGTACCTCTTCACTAAAATCCTAattaattgtatactgagtacttagaagtttgtttatgataaatggcttttctaccagtcttggtgctgttaccttccctctagcccacccacagcttgacccagatcctcttcaaggaaattccataagaggccaaacccccatgcacagccttgaggtccagaaagggtagatgctgaggtagcccaccccactagcccacccctgtagaccaccccatcgaatccgcaaacccctCTTAGACAATCTTTCCCATTCAAACAaccatcaagaatcctgtccatgAAGACCAGACTTTAtaggtcccctgagtggtcttcttgggcaggtttgactgtacaatatttCTGGTCTCCAAGGTTACTCCATGGCCTCTGGAATCTCACTTCCGTCAACGATGAGGGAATGCACAATGCCGTCTCTCCTTTTGCCGCTACTGATGGCTTTTACGTAGCAGCCGTGGTTGCCAATAGTGAAGTGGGTTTCTGTGCCGTCGTCGACAAACTCACCCTAAAGGTACAGGGAAGGCAAAAGAATGCATTTGAACTTCGCCCTGGCctctacagtactgtacaagCATTCACATGTATGGCACATTAACATTTTAGAAGGGAGTCAGAAAAAGTATTCACAGAACTGTCTGCTATctctgttcaaccttctttctgcTTGCTCGACAGAATTTGACATATTCCATCCTATAGATAGATTCAATCACATTTTAgaagacaacccttactgtgaacagataggtaaatatataaaagaatgtttagaccttagcaggggtttttctagaaaaattgaacaagagggagcacacacaggcgagggagcgaattctatgtatttatggaagaatcgatcactgagggaaggctgtatcCTGGATATTaactaaaatctgaatttgacaagggggcgctgggctgaaacaagagggcgcagcgcccctctttcctgatttagattaaCCCCTGCTTAGAACTAGTGGTGTAAGTcttacgttaaactcgacatgtcgAATTATCTATATACTCATACGTAGGTTAGGTACCTCCCAGTATATATATTCGCACAATTAGCTCACGGcgcctatttgttaccgggtcccgtaTTGATTCTAACCCTGTGTTAAAAACTTCCAGGGCCCAGGCCATGCCCAAAAATAGGCCGGTAGCTGCAAGGTGCCCCACGGGACCACATAGCTATAGGGGTAATGCCCTGTGCAAAAAAACAGCCCTtcttccaattgtgacctaagcatgcCAAGATACCATAAGTTGGTGGCAGGGCTGCGTGTGGATACCTACCGCAGTCTCCATCTGTTTGCCATTACACCAGATGTCCATGGTGTCTTTCTCTGcataaagaaacaataaacaggTCACGGATAGACGAGTGGGAACTGCCAGCTAGGGTGTACATGAAATgtcaaatgaatgaaaatggattatttaccaaatgacagttactcaagcaactcagtTACTGAAACCTTccaaatgcaaggcaaacagttCTATAAGAaacaaattcaaactctactactggacaTCTATctttctacctggatgtctaaccttcctaAACGTACTTCTATAATAAGTTTTACCTAGTACAATTCTGGTGTCTACGCCATCCAGGGTTAGAGTCCACGTCTTGCTGGTCTTGGATCGGTTTTCGATGAACTTCTCCAGCGACTTCCCGTCAACGTCCAGCGTGTACTGGTAGGCGAACCCGCTGACGGCCTCGATGAAGATGACGGCCTTGTGGCCCTTGCCTATCGTGAAGGACTCCTTTCCTACCAGCTTGAACATCCAGTTTCTCCGCAACAACTCCTGGGAGAataaatgaaagtttttttgcaagttcttgcccgtaggctcaGAAAAATTGCAAGGACGGATAGATatcatatatggcctccgtcggtaaTGGGTAACAACATAGCATGTGACCATTCTAGtccaaatactaacactaaattctaacttattgggttcgacttctttttccgagacagtggaagacgaacgatcccactttttctgtaatgggtgggttttctaattttttttgggtgaaaatttgcTGCCACCGACTTGTCCCATACCTTAaaaggagagtagttttctctttgtctgtaaacgtggagatgGAATTTGGTGACATGTCTGCAGACCAAGGAATTGGCTGATTGAAAAGGACTGGTGTtggtcagtcaaaaatttgggtaagtccaatttttgtgttggcaattacagctCAACCTTGATTCAGAAATGGATAATGTTTTGGCCTTAGGAAGACATTTCTATAGTTCAAGAAAAGCCGAGCTTTCAGCGTTTTGTACGGTACCACTTACCTTGTTGTCGACGGTTACGACTCGCTTGCCTGTGGTTGTCCCGTGTTCAAACTGAACCTTGTGGACGCCGTCACTTAGCGCCACCTCCCACACCGCAACCACATCAGACATGGCGGCCATTTTATACTACTTCTGCAGGGTGGGATAAAAGGGCATGTTAGAAGAGCCAGGTTAAGACttaattctccaagcagaggtttcggtcgagtagggtaggagtgtccggcaTTTTttacgtaaaaaatcccggacactcctaccctactcgaccgaaacctctgcttggagaataggataAGAATAAGAAAACGTAAGGTTCGTCGATGAAAGGTTTGGCATCCAGgtctacacaaacacacatacacacacactgacacacatacagacacacacatacactgacacacacacatatacactcacttgctcgcacacacacacacagactgatacacacacacacactgacacacacactgacacacacactgacgcacatatatacacagacagacacacacacattcgcaaacacacacacacacacacacactcacagacacacacactcacacacacacacaaacacacacacagacagacacagacagacacagagacagacacagagacagacacacacacagtgctTCCCTCCCTTTAGTTGAAATAACAATAGAAGCAATCAAGCACATCATGGAACACAATCGTCTTAATTTATACATGTTACCTGTATTTTACGTTAATGATCATAAACCGTTTCGCTAAATGTCCCTCTTCAAATATCTGCAACTACATTTATTCCCACAGTTGTCTTCTAAAATTTTGATTTATAAGCAAAATGTTGGATTTCAGTGAAAGGTCTGGACCCAAACGTTACCATGGTGTTTGGGCCATCGCGCCAACCCTGCAACccggatgtcatattttaaacGTCCCGGTTGTTTCCAAACACATCAACTTGCGAAATCGGTAACGTTTACGCAGTATTACACATCATATGTCTTCTTAAATATGTATTTTTCACATACCTATCTCGGAAGCCTCCTGAAAACAACAAGACACCGCTGGAAGGAACGCTGCTTGCGTTTGGACGCGGTGTCAAGGATGAACGCATCAAGTGTGAAGAATTTATAAGCGCCTCCTGGCGAGATTTTACTGAACTATACATGGAACAACAGGTGTCTGTATATGTCATATGGCAAAATTGTAACTCCCGGCGAAGACTATGTACATATTGCTAgtatcttcaacttcaacttcggatacccccaaataaccccgctaggggcaaagtagggggggaggaggtccaaGGCTacggcgggcaggcctccagcctggcgcggaaagactcaacggtgggagcagtaacaaccgcgccaggcagggcgttccactcgggtatggtgcgggggaagtataaatatttgtaagagtctgttcgggcgttaagtggttgaaatttgagcgtatggcttccccgggtgctccggatatctgtatctgtatggacgttcatttattctattttaaagttaaagttaaagtgcgGGGAAGAAGAAAGAGGGGTAGGCACAGAAAAGATGGTAGGAAACATCAGAGAACGGACAGGCATGGCACTAAAGTGGAACacgaagaaaaacagaaaaccgagaagggtggagaaaactttgctagaTCTTCAGTTTTGCCCAACAGTCAAATATCTAGACTTGTATAAAAGGGCCAGAATCtgtatctacttggagattatgcCTTCCCTAGCTCTTGTCTACGATAATACAAGGTCGTCTGCAAGAGGTGCCAATCAAAATACCGGTAAGCCCTCAGATCTGTCCTTGAGCAAAGCCCGGTCGGGAGCAGCTCCCTTGGTGTTGGGCGGTAGCCTGTTATTAGTACAGTCATCTTATTTGCTACCTTCTGTAGGCAACGTATTACTAGAAAAGTTGAAAGGCCGTCTCAGCGCTAGCGCTTCAAAGTTAGTTGGTGACGTAATCGACTCGCACATGTTAATCAATTTAATACCAGtctctttttttaaaccaaGAATGACCAAGCCATATAGCCTTGCaatttgatctccaagcagatgtatgacTTTGCCTGCTTATATTCGGCATGATGTCTACCCTATACAATCACAGAATTAGAAGACGTTACAAAACAATCCCACCACCATTAATTCGTATTCCTTATGGAACTACACAAACCATGTATTATAGGCTCcatatgttcatacatctacaactgtATTAGAAGCGAGAaggaattgaacctgtacataacaGTATCAGTCTTCAGATGTAGTAGAATTATCACGTTTTTAACATAGTAACACGTCCTGTCTCGTCGTGGACTGTTCTTCTACCTCTTGGTAGGGTTCCAATGAATAACACCACGCCAGTATGCACTTTCTGATGGTTTATTCCTAAGCTGGACAGACTCTCTCTTTGTCTGCCAGGCCCTCTT contains these protein-coding regions:
- the LOC136445596 gene encoding fas apoptotic inhibitory molecule 1-like, with translation MAAMSDVVAVWEVALSDGVHKVQFEHGTTTGKRVVTVDNKELLRRNWMFKLVGKESFTIGKGHKAVIFIEAVSGFAYQYTLDVDGKSLEKFIENRSKTSKTWTLTLDGVDTRIVLEKDTMDIWCNGKQMETAGEFVDDGTETHFTIGNHGCYVKAISSGKRRDGIVHSLIVDGSEIPEAME